The Vitis vinifera cultivar Pinot Noir 40024 chromosome 16, ASM3070453v1 DNA segment TATGTTGTTCTATATCTCCATGAATCAAGGAACTTTTGCTTGCATTGTATCATTTGGTCTATGTATCAGAACTGATAACATTTGAGTATGTTACTTTTTGTCAAGCCTTGCatgaattcaaactaaaaccatatatttttatttttacttgattaGGCTTGCACACTTTTAAAGGTATTTGTtattaacataatattttttctaagaCAATTACGTCGGAAGGGAAAAgtgacatttttttcttttcttaaccTAAGCTTTTGCAATACACAAACATAAATCCTATCCTCTCTTTGCTTCCCTTGCTATTCTAGCACCACCATTCTCATTGACTAAGAGCAATATGACAGCCTTCCAACACGTAATATTTTTATTGCCCCAGTACCAGATATACCCATAATATTTCCCTATAAAAAGTGGTTTCTACCTCCCCTGCATCTCACATGGTTAAAGTAAGGAGCTGAAGCTTTTTTTTAAACTAGGTGTTGGATCAAATAATGAGACAACCCTTTGTCGGGGtatttcatattcatttcattcaaaaataaaaattaaataaacaaccCCATTTAGAGGCAAAAGTTACATCAATGTAGCattgtgattttcatcatatAAAAATGCATGCCTATTAATCATCCTACATGTCAACTAAGAAAAAATGCTGAAAATTGGcctatgaattttgaattgCGAGGGTTGTTGCTAATAGAtgcattacaaaataaattactcAAACCTCTCTAAGCTTTACAACTATATATacttaagaatttaaaaacaaagggATTTGGCTTACATGTTTGGATAGCGCATTaatttgcatatatatatatatatatatatatagagagagagagagagagagagaaagagagcatTTGCAAGTAGATACATTGTTGAGTTACCTCCCATCTAAGCTAATTGTAATACTTGCATTATGTGAGGATATTGGAACCCCCATTGGTTTGTTCTCCAGATCCAAAGCTGATATTTCATGACAATATAAGGTAGGTTTAGGAGGTAGTTGCAATAGTTCAACATCACCTTCCAACATGTCGAGTGCTTTGCTCATAGGACGGTTCATGGGCTTCATTTGCACACACCACAATGCAACTATGACCATCttccatatatatttcttttcatccTCTGTGACATCTCCCATTTCCATATCTTCTCCTTGTTCAATTCGATCATAAATCCATGACGGGAAGAGTAATTCACTTAGATCTTCCTCATGATGTCTACTAAAATGCCTTTGTTTTCCCACCATTTCCATCAACAACATTCCAAAGCTATAAACATCAGCCTTACACGACACATGTCCAacgtttttataaaacaactctAGAGCAATGTATCCTAATGTTCCTCGGGCTGCAGTGAGAGAAACAATACTTTCATTTGTTGAATACAATTTTGCAAGGCCAAAATCCGAAACTTTTGGTGTAAAGTCTtcatccaaaagaatattgtgtggcttgatatcaaaatgtAGAATTTGCATGTCACACCCTTGATGTAAGTATTCAATCCCATGCCCTACTCCGAGTGTAATTTTGTACAATCTGTTCCAACTTAAAGGAatgtttttttctcctttaaggAAGATAAACTTATCAAGTGACCCATTTGGCATAAAGTCATATATAACGGCCCATTTTGATCCTTCTACGCAAAATCCAACAAGTTGTACTATATTAACATGGTGAATCCTCCCAATTGTGGCGATTTCATTGATAAAATCTTGTCCATTGGCTTTTGACATAACCAATACTTTTACTACTACAATGCGGCCACTCTGAAGTATTCCTTTGTACACAGAGCCAAAGCCTCCTTGGCCTAACTTATTCTTGAAATTATTGGTTACCTTCTTTAAATGAGAATATGAGTACCTGATGGGTTGGAGATTTTTGTGATTTTGAAGAAACTCTTCAATATCATCATCTAATGATAAATGTCTCCGTTCAAACTTGTAGATTAAATAGCCCAAAAGACAAGATATCCCAAGTACGAAGCGTCCTCCGATGATTATCATGACTAATAGATcaacatgaaaaaaatgaatattttagagTTTATAATCTTAGgcatttatttatcaaatcaaacaaatacATTTGCTTAAATGGGAGAGGAAATTAGATGCATTTGCTTgcacaaaatttcaatttctagtaTCTTGAATTCATTGTATTCCATGGACTAGGATTAAATGAAAttctttcaaattcaaaaagataATTCTATGGAAAAAGtacaattttgaatttcatagaactgaaatttcaattcaaatccAACTTTGATAAACGGAACAAAGAGAAACCCTCCATTCAAGCAAAAGAATTATTCGGATGATAAACAAAATACTGATCATGTTCATTCTACAACAAAGTAAGAATTGGAACTTGGAAGTATTACCAGTCGTTTCAAGAAACCAGGCACCTGACAAGAGAGAAAACATAAGCTAAATTAGAAATAAGGCAAATTAAAGAGGGGTTGTTATtattagagaaaaagaagaaacaacattgaaaataagaagaatgatGATGCAAAGTTCAATTTGTAAATCATGGAAGATGACGGAAGGAACTATCAAAGCCGTACCAATTCCAACAGTCCCAGAATACCCAGAGCGTTCAAGAGTATCTTTACGTCCTGAATGATTAAAACCAGTAACCAGCAGTACTTTTAGCTATAGAGGATGGAAAGCATTATTAccagaaatgaaaaataatttacataCGAAGCCTAGTGTGAAACAACACTTCACTTAcagcaaaaaagaaagaagacaaTTGGAACTATTAAGGATTACCTTGGGTTCTATAGGGACTTCTAATTGTATTGACTGTTAACAagagaagataaaaaattcaaaatgggaaagatataagaagaaagaaataaatggaAGTTGTCAAAAGCTAAAAATGAAAGACGATAAAAGAAACTCCGAGAGGCCTTACTTCAAAACGCAATCACTCGCACCAGtacatttttcaatttattaagCCCTGCATGATTAAATCAAGCAACTGAAATTAGTTATCGAAATTGCAGACCCTTAGCAAACATAAGATTGTGTTTGCAACTAATCACTTCTAATTGCAATGTATGGTTGGATTTCGAAtgactatttttttcttttttgttttaaaattgacaTTAGTGTTCATCAGccatttgatttcaaaattttcagcaCTCACAGTTTCTTCCATCATCAGCCATTTGATTGCAATGTATAGTGTTGTTACTGAAATGTGGCGTGCACCATCTGCCTTTCACTTTGCATTCATGGCAGCGAGAGCTCAAAAATGAAATCTGGAGCCCCATAAGCAGCTTTTCTTGCAAATCTGATCTTAAAAGATTGCTGGGCTCTGACACAGCCATGAAATTGCCAGTGACAACAGTCAAGCCAATGGTGCACGAATATGGAAGATCTCTCACCTGCTTGTTGCGCCCAGCTAGCGCATAAGCATATGGTTGTGAGGAAGAGAAAGTAGCATCGGTGCGGTTGCAGGGAACAATAGGAATGTAGTATTGATCAAAGATTGGTCTTGCGCAGTTCATCAAAACTACAGTATCCAGTTCATCAGCATATTCATATCCATATAGATCGTCTCTTGTCAAGGAATAGAGAGGAAGGGAGAAACAGTTGCTCTTCTCTAGCCCAGCAACTATTACTCTGATGGTGTAGTTATGATAATTGATCTCCTCGACATAGTATTTCCCATATAAGATGGTACGATTGTTTTCACAAACCAATTCATATGCAGGATCAGGATGACCACAGCCGAGCGGATCTCCTTTTAATCGAAAAGGGATGCTGATGTTTTGAATATCACCGCAAGAAGAGGGCCTGCAGCGCTGGTTTTCACTAGCAGcgcaaaatgaaagaaaactaaagtgGAGGAGTGTTATGAGGCCTACCCCCACAAGTTTTGCTTCTCTCAGCATCATAAGTTCAGATGCAGAGAGAGACGCTTCTTTGGTTTGGGGCATCCCCAAGTTTCTGAAGATAAAATTACAACCCAAGGAGCAAAGCTGCTTAGAAATCAACTTTCTAGCCACTTGATTTGTCTATGCATTGGTGTCACAATCAACTACCCAaaatcttccctttttttttccccttcataTTTGGCCAGCGGCTCATCATCAACGTAAAACCAAACTAAGTACATCGGAGTTATAAGGAAATCTTGTCAAACCACAACTAAGTACATTGGAGTTATCAGGAAACcttgtctatatatatatatacttggaaagtaaaaatgtttttaaactaaatataaaactaattattttcaataaattttttttcctaatatcAATTTTTGAACTCAAGGTACGTGTAAAATGACGTGGTTTATAGTCAAAATGATTTTGTTTTGAAGtattaaaacaaatgaaatcaaTTAGTTAATTCGTCAGGCGAACCACTAGGGAATGGAAGTCCAAACTACGGAAGGCTGGAGGAACAGACCAAAAGCTATGGGGATGAGCAATTGCTTAAAAATGGCCATCTCTTTCTGTTCTTGTTTATGAGATGGTTTGTAGAGATTGGAGCGAGCCAAGATGAGTGCAAGGTATCAAGATGCAGCGACCATGGCCCAGTTATCAGGTTCCCCTTCCGGCTAAAAGACCAGCCATATCGTTGTGGATATCCTGGGTTTGAGATATCTTGTATAGAAAAGAAGCAGACCATCCTAGAGCTGCCATCCGTAAGCCTCTCAGTAAAGAAGATAAATTACAACTCTCAGGAGATTATCGTCCATGAACCAGATTTTTGCCTTCAAAGACAGCTTCAAAACCTTACTTGGGAATCAAAGGTTGCCCTCTGTATGGGGCAAGAAATCTCTCTCCATTTGTATAGCCATCATCAACAAGATAGTAATAACCTAAaatgaatattccaaaatatattttgaaaataaaatcatatattaaaaaaattaataatttataagaaaCACATAGTTACCATGTGGCACTATTAGTCCATTTCCCCTAGTAACGGCATCTCGAAGCACTTGGGGATCAAAGGTTGATCCCTTCCAACCTAGTAATCTATAAATAAATGGCATATCCTAAGAACAAGCTCCTATGACATTTGTTGTAATTTCATTCTTCCTTGTTCGATATTTAGGCTTGTCTCTATCAGGTACATTCACTTGAATGTATGTTCCATCTAAAACTCTTAGACAATTCtatacaaataaaagaattagtATTGCtatattatgaattaattaaatctacataaactaaatttatattttatattccttAAACCATTTCCATCTCTCATATGTGGAGCTTTTGGAGACTGGTTCTTGACTTTTTAGTAATACTCCTTGTAGGGGAATAACCACATTCAATATTGCATTGAAATGCCTACTAATAGATTCTCAATCTAAACCTTAAGAATCGAAATTTATTACTCGATTCTTTACATGATGTGCaagaatatgtaaaaataatgcAACCATTTCTTCTACATCAACATATCTTCAATCCTTTAATTTACCAATAGGAGAAGGATAGAACATAACATGATGAAAATATGTTTATCCATCCTAAGTTGCTTCATACATGCTATATCACTCCCATAAATTAATCGATTAAGATTTTCAACTtgcaaaaacactttatttGTAGGTCTTTCCATTAATGTCCATTTCTGATAACACTTCCTTGTAGTAGTACAAAGTTCAGTAAACATACTAAGTATATTCACTATGACATATTGAATTAGGTaagtttttttctcctttccatTTCAATAAGGTCCATAGCTATGCAAGAGTCTTAATCACaagggtgaaaaaaaaaaaaaaaccattttatgtttttaataataataataataataaattaaatgttgtctataatttatttgataaattataaagaaaaggtGTTTTGCTACTATAGAAAAAACCCATGATGCAAACAATTGTTGATCCATTTCAttaagttttgctttaaatttaataatcttTATAGTTGATGACAATGACTAATCAACTTTAGAATGAAATTTTGTAATGGAGCTTAACACTTCCTTGAGAAGAGTGTATACAGGAGAGGTTCCcatccaaaatcaaaataataaataaaaatattagaaaattcaaaatcctATTCTTGTATCCCTTTCTTCGTAGTTTCATAAACCAAGGCAAAATCCTAGCCAATTTGTATTGAAGATCAATAACACAAATGCAAATACAAATTGAAGgaaagttaaaaatgatgaacAAATTATCGTAATTCAACTAGAATTAGACCACAAGATAAATGGTgattaaaatggaaaattaaagTGAAGTAGTTGTATTTCTGAAGAGAAAATACAAGTAATAGTGAAGAAAAACTGAAAATCCAAGAAAGTACCAACATTTacaaaaatgcaaagaaaatttGATGGAGAAATTTTTCAAAGCTCTGCAAAGTGCTAGCCTTTATGTTGTGTTAGAaggtaacaaaaaataaaacaagggTTCAACACTCTGTTATGACAGAAAGTGCTGAGAAAGTGAACTATTGGGGCTCAACCCCAAAATTCCACTTAATCAACAATGGTCGAAGTCATCATTAGACAATAAAATGTTGCCTGCAACTTTCTACCactaaagtaaataaaaaaatgaagcaatACTCAAGTACCAACAATAAAGTAAAGGGATCATGATATAGCAAACATTAAGCTGGGTTCTATGCTGAACGGAAGATATGCCCCGATAGGGCCAACCGACCTCCAAGGCCCCACAAGTTCCCCTTCCAGCTAAAAGACCAACCTTATCATTATTGATAGAGATAAGTCTGGTAATAGCAACAACAACATTTCCAGAAGATATTATTCTGATGCACCCAATAAGAGAGATTCCAAAGAAAATTCTGGTAAAATAAGAATTCCTCAAATCAAGGCTTGATCATTGTATATATTCTTTGTAATTATTGTAGACTAGAATTTTCTATAGGAACATTTTTTAGTATTGCTATATACATCAAGTCAACACTCATGTATATTTAAACATAGTATCAATAAGAATTTTCAATCTGTGCTTTCTCGTTTATCCTTGCAACTCTCtgcctttcttcttcttatggtatcaaagccttcTTGTAACACACCAAAAACCATGACTGGTTCATCAATTTCTTCTCCTATCAATTCAACAGCTTCTCTTCTCTTTGattctcaaaatcaaatcatcACCATTAATGTTGCTTCTCAAACCCCCTTGAAACTTACATCCAACAACTATACTACTTGGAGAACATAATTCAACTCGTTGGTTGTTGGTCTTAATCTCAAAGATTATATTGATGGATCAACCCCTTGTCCATCAAAAACCATAACTGAGAATAATACTGAAATTCCTAACCCTGCTTACCTATTTTGGACTCGTCAAGACCAGCTCATTTTTAATGCAATTTTGGGTTCTGTTTCTGAAGATATTTCTCCTTTCATTACAATGTCTGAATCATCCCAAGCAGCCTAGAAGAAACTTGCCACTACATATGCCAAACCATCCCATACTCGGATCCATCATCTAAAGGAAAATCTTACTCATCTTTCACATGACACTCTCACTATTACTCGATACATGCAGCAATCAAAAGATTATGATGATGCTCTAGCACTTGTTGATGCCCCGATTGGTGAAACCTTCCTCATTATACACATTCTTGATGGTCTCAATAGTGAATTCAAGGAGATTGTTGTTGCTGTGAGAGCATGTGAGACCTTTATTGCCTTCAAGGAACTTCATGACAAACTACAGGTTATCTCAAAAGAGAAGgcttgaaacaaaacaaaacaacatcACTGAAAATATAGCAACCAAATAGAATCCCAATAATCGAAGCAACTACGACCCCTATAAGGTAGATTTTACAACACTGGTGGTAATAGCAGTACTAAATAAAGTCAGAATCCAAATAGAAACTCTAACCCAAAGCCTTATAAAGGGCATTGTCATCTATGTGATGAATAGGGTCATACAGCTAAGCATTGCCTGAGGTTTTGTGTCTTTCCATCGTCATTGTAGCCACAATTGCAATAATTTTTTCAACGGTTTTCACGACCTCAACTCAACTATCAACcaccttccttttcttcccaacTAAGAGCTCACTTTGTAGCACAATCAAATGGCTCTAATACAGGATGGTTGATGGATTTTGGTGCGTCTCATCATGTCACTTTTGATTTGCAAAATATGTCTCTTCACTCAGAACATGATGGTAGTGACGACATAGTGATCGGTAATGGTACTAGTTTGCACATAACTCACACTGGTTTTACCAAACTTTTCTCCCTCTATTCTAATTTCTCTCAACCTTTTACCCTTTCTAATGTCTTTTGTGTTCCATCAATGGAAAAGAATTTAGTATCtgtttctaaattttgtcaatcTAACCATATCTCAGttgagtttctacctttttcttttgtggTGAAAGATCTTCGAACGAGGGCACCACTAGTGATAGGGCGTAATTGAGATGGAGTCTATGAATGACCATCACGTGTGACTTCATCGACAACTATCCTTGCGTTTGCCATCTCAAAACCTCTTTAAAGTAATGGCACAATCATCTTGGCCATCCCTTCATCAAAATTCTCCAACAAATTGCCTCATCTAATAAGTTGCCTTTGTCTTCTTCCTTACGTGGTGAAGTTGCTTGTAATGCTTTCAAATGTAATAAGTTACATAAAAttcctttttatgtttctaCTTTGACAAGTCATGTACCTCTTGAATTAATATATTAAGATGTTTGGGGGTCATTTCCTGTTCAATCATTTGATGGTTTTCATTATTATGTTATGTTCATTGACCATTTCACAAAATATTTATGgttgtttctaattaaattcaaattagaTGTTCCCACTGTGTTGAAAAAGTTTAAATTGGtagttgaaaaatattttcaaaaaccaatcaTTTCCTTTTATTCTAATGGTGGAGGTGAGTTTAttactcttaaaaaaaataaaattgaatctcATGGTATGAGTCATTTTATCATGCCTCCATATACACCTGAACACAATGGATTCTCTAAATGTCGTCATCGCCACATTAGAGAAATTGGTCTCACACTCCTGACACAAGCCTCTCTCCCATTTCAATTTTGGTCTTATGCCTTCATGACTGTTGCATACCTTATCAACCACATGCCCACTTTCACATTATCTTTTCACACTCCTTTTGCAAAATTGTTTGGTTGCTCCCCGAATTAGTCAAAGTTGAGGGTTTTTGGGTGCCTTTGTTATCTTTGGTTGAAGCCATACATTAAACATAAACTTGACCCAAGGTTGAAACcatgtgtttttcttggttactcaaaGAATCAAAGTGCCTATTGTTGCTTTGATCCTTCCACGAAACATTTTTACATATCTCAGCATGttgattttcttgaaaatatctTAATTTCCTTATTCTTTGCTTGACCAAAACTTGTCCAAATTAACACTGAACAATGTTCAGAATTGGTACCAACCAATCAACCCCACACCTTTATTTTCCATTGTGCTTCTTAATCTCTCTCAACCTTTATCTTCTCAACTTCTTCCCATTTATTCCTCTTCTTCCCTTATTCACAAATCCCCTAGGTCATCTCTCCACTGCCTATAGGTTACCAAGTTCCCTCTTGCCCATCTCTCTCTTTGTCATCTTTATCATTGTTAGATTCTACTCCTTCCCCTCACTATAAGAAAAGAAGCCTTCGTTGACAGTTTTTCACCGTCAATGTAAGGTATATCTATGAAGGTAGGTTATTATTCATATATGTTATCTATGCTAGTGACAAGAAAAGTTTAAAGGTAACTTAACATATACATATGTtaagatttctttatttttacaaatgatGAAATCTTATTAGTATATGATATGTCAAagtttcttttatatatgttaaGGTTGGATTTAACTTATATCAAGATTACTTAATCTTATGTCAATGTTAACTCAGTCTTTTGTTAAGATTAGTCCAACAAATGTCAAGGTTAGGTATCATATATGTCATGATTAACCCCATATATATCAAGGCTTTTAGATACATATGTCAAgtttagattttatatatatcataattggCTTATATATGTCAATGTAGGGAATAAGTACAACTGTCAAGGTTCCCCtcgaaaaattttaaaattattttttaatacgaAAAATTGAACCTGTTGCCAtgtataatcaatttgatattatttaagaatgataatgacaatcaatttatcatgattttatatataatcaacatatttaatatacatttaattattaattaaagcaCAAATCAATGAACTTGTTTAAAGTTGTCCCCAATTTCTCTATATAGAAGAAACTCATAATATACAACGAAATTAAAAACACACTATAAGACAATATACctaaacttaaattaagttgctCATGTATATATCTACAACCAAGTCTCTTGCCTCCATCTTGAAGCATTACTTTATAGGAAAGCCTTAAATTTCCAACACCCAAACTTCGAATATGTAGCAAAAAATATAGagatattaacaaattaaaaagaaaaatgtataatgaggagcaatcaaatatcaagcttTATGAAGAATTTTAATAGCAAGCTAGCCACTACACTTTTATTAGACAATAAtagattatttcttaataacaCAGGTAAACAAACCAActctcaaatattaaaatactgATATAGCAAAAACATATGGAGGCTAAACCTAGGAGCAAAACCTAAAACAGAAATCATTTTAACCTAATGAAGTTATTGTTTTGATCCAACCTCAACCAAGATATTTAACTATTTAGatcattattatgattttttaaccTAACACTTTCCCTAAAATGTCCAAGGTTTCCATCAAACTATACAAGTCAAAGATAGCCTACAAATCATGCACAAATGCTTCATTTGGTTGCTTAGAAagaccaagaaaaaaatgacaacACAACCAACTATAGTTTACCAAGCTCTATAGAAagatacatgaaaaaaaataaatatgacatCATATTGAATGAGgataggaaaaataaatgaacaaatttagCAAGAACTAAAACAACTCCAAATTTATGTAAATGCAAACTATACCTGGTTTCATCTAAAACTGCtcatttaagatttttttttaattatttttccatacaaaaaaAACTTATCCTTATAAAATTTGAGGAACTTGTCTTTCCACATTTGGAGCTTGGAATTTGAAGACAATGAACTGTTGTTGATCACCAAAAAGTTGTTCTGAACAACCCCACCAAAGCCAAAGAATGTGGGGAGCAAAACAGCTCTAAAAACCAGAGCAACACATTTGCATGTCTAGGATTCAAATGGCAGCCAAAGAATCTCAAATGCTTACAACTTGACAAGTCCATTTGAGACTCAAAACCAAAAAACCCAGTAACTAAATATTTCAACCATCACACAATCCAcactttttcttcaataaatcaCAAAGCAAACCAAAACGTACCCAATAATTAAAGATCTAATATGTGGAAAATTTGAGGTTTTTGATCTCAAGTTTGATGTAGGTGAAACCAAAATCAACATAATCTTGATTCAATGATGTTCTACATGAccaaaagaggaaaatagatTAATAGAATTTAACTAAcaagaacaaataaaaagatgaaatattacCATTTCCACACCTTCATTTAATCAATTGAAAGAGGCAAAGACCCATTCAAAGCCACGAAATTAAGTGCCTAGGGAAGAAGAACCCATTTGATTTGAAACCCAACAAGCATGTATTTATCGGTATTTTTATcgattttcaagaaatttcccAATATTTCGTAacagtccagcccgcgcacaagatacaaaatttgtccaaaatttttttttttaaaacataagatgctatttggtaatctgatcatgatttgcaggtaaaggttgtgtttttcagcctggctcaaaaattgtggatttagggttcgtgaaatttaaatccaatggcataaaagcaaagagacccctagaacaTATCCAGAAAACActaggagcaaaaaaaaaaaaaacaatttttttggttttccttgggggttttacatggattttctcggaaatcaaacgaagATGAATTTTCCTGGAAATCGAATGgaggatggattttcttgggaataaACAGGGGTTTTGCAAAGAGAAAACATAGGTTTCTTCATCAGTTTATTTTGGCAAATAATAAGGGCGGAATTcttgatgataaaaaacaatCCCACAATGACCAGACTATTGTTGAAATGTCCATGACTAACAGTCGATTTGgctatattttctaaaactacttttaaattaaaaaataaaaaacaattttttaatattttataaaaataaggggtGTTAGGTTGGTgtttttgagaactattttctattcttcaaaacaaaaaacacaaaatgcaAGTTTGGCGAGTGGTTGTTGTCTTGATTCCCATTGTTCTCCGTGTTTTCAAATCTCCcttttcaaaaaacaacaaaaagttGTTTCCCTTGTTTTTCCTACTGTTcagagaacaaagaaaaaacggCATCTCTCCGTGTTTTCAATTTGGTGTTATCCGTGTTGTCCCTGTGATATTTCTCCTCCGACACGTCTGCAACCTCCAACACGTCTCTCTACCAGCACGATACCAAGGTGCGATTCGCtcatttttttctatcaaatctCTCTCATGGACGCAAATCCCAGGTGCGATTCGCCACCCTAGCTTCGCTCTTGTCTAATTTATCATGAAATTTCTGTAGGGCTTTTAGTTTTCAAGCATGCTTCTTCTTGGTTACTGTGTTTGGTTTTGAGAAAatctggattttttttcttggggtATATAAtatttagggattttttttctccataagGGCAGTGATTCGCAAGTTCTTGGTAGTTCTGGGTCTAAAAACAAAGTAccagaaaaggagaaaaaaccaGAAAGAGGGAAAAAGCTTCTGATGTTCATTCAAGAAAATACTGAAAGGTTGTGATGGGTTCTTGTGGTTCTCATTACCTCTGTTATGATATTGGATCACAGATCAGTTTTCGACCCTACCCTTTAATTTCTGTATACTCACATTATATACAAGAACTGGTAAATGCAATTAATGATTGAACTTAAAATTGCAGTACTGGTAATAATCACTTCTGgatgcatttcaaaattaacAAGTATGCAGAATGGAGTTTCTACATTTTTAGATCCAATATTATAGCTCACCTTCCTCCTAACCTAAGCTCTCAAATCCATTCTCTTCCAGAGATGTGAGACcccaataattattaaaaaaacaaaagtcagCCCATGTTGCAGGCGTTTTGGACCTTTGGTTGCTCAGAGTGCTTAGGAATTGATTGCTAAGTCAATTGTTTGGAAGGCCTCATTCTTGGGCAAACACAAGATActtgatattaaatttatattttggcTTTATGTATTATATTAGAGAATAAAAATCTACCGAAACCATTCTTATATATTTTACAGACATTTTAGCAATAGACTATggattatttttgtttgttttcaaaCAACTTTTTTAGCAAATGTGAGAAAGAACCTTCCATCATCAATGAACATTTGTTTCTTCTCACATAAGCATACCTACTAATATTATTGCAATTATTATATGAACTAGCTAGTAATTGAagttttcaaattcttaattgttttcttc contains these protein-coding regions:
- the LOC104882081 gene encoding LEAF RUST 10 DISEASE-RESISTANCE LOCUS RECEPTOR-LIKE PROTEIN KINASE-like 2.1 → MPQTKEASLSASELMMLREAKLVGVGLITLLHFSFLSFCAASENQRCRPSSCGDIQNISIPFRLKGDPLGCGHPDPAYELVCENNRTILYGKYYVEEINYHNYTIRVIVAGLEKSNCFSLPLYSLTRDDLYGYEYADELDTVVLMNCARPIFDQYYIPIVPCNRTDATFSSSQPYAYALAGRNKQVRDLPYSCTIGLTVVTGNFMAVSEPSNLLRSDLQEKLLMGLQISFLSSRCHECKVKGRWCTPHFSNNTIHCNQMADDGRNFNTIRSPYRTQGRKDTLERSGYSGTVGIVMIIIGGRFVLGISCLLGYLIYKFERRHLSLDDDIEEFLQNHKNLQPIRYSYSHLKKVTNNFKNKLGQGGFGSVYKGILQSGRIVVVKVLVMSKANGQDFINEIATIGRIHHVNIVQLVGFCVEGSKWAVIYDFMPNGSLDKFIFLKGEKNIPLSWNRLYKITLGVGHGIEYLHQGCDMQILHFDIKPHNILLDEDFTPKVSDFGLAKLYSTNESIVSLTAARGTLGYIALELFYKNVGHVSCKADVYSFGMLLMEMVGKQRHFSRHHEEDLSELLFPSWIYDRIEQGEDMEMGDVTEDEKKYIWKMVIVALWCVQMKPMNRPMSKALDMLEGDVELLQLPPKPTLYCHEISALDLENKPMGVPISSHNASITISLDGRPSSYGDIQNISNPFRLKGDPLGCGHPDPAYELVCENNRTILYGKYQVAEINYHNYTIRVVVVGLEKSNCFSLSLYSLTIDHLDRYKYPDELDTIVLMNCARPIFDRNYIPVVPCNRTNAYELVGGSKQVRDLPYSCTIGMTVVTGNLKAVSAPSNLSSSDLQEMLLMGL